The nucleotide sequence GCCATGGGCGCGGGTGATTCCAACGAAGGTCTGATGGGCAAAATCAACGCCATGGTCGATGACAACCGCAGCAAACTCGACACCATCACCTCCAACCTTGAGATCGTCACCACCCGGCTGCGCGATGGCGAGGGCACGTTGGGCAAACTCCTCAGCGACGACACCGGCTACACCGAACTCATCGCCGCCATTGAAGAGATCCGCGGCGCCGCCGAGGAGGCGAAAACCTTCATGGCCAGCGCCCAAGGTCTGGTGGCCGACGTCAAGAGCGGTCAAGGCACCCTCGGCCAACTCATCTATGACGGCAAAGCCGGTGAAGACATACGTCTCACCGCGCAAAACCTGCGTGAACTCTCTGCCAAGCTCAACAACGGCGAGGGCACGCTCGGTCGCCTCATCAACGACGACAGCCTGTTCATCGAAGCCCAGAACGCGGTGAAGAAAGTGAACCGCGCCGTGGATGGCATGGCCGACCAAGGTCCGATCACCGCCGTCGGCGTCGCCGCCAACTCGCTGTTCTAAATCAGCGCCCGCTTATTGCTTGGTCGCCGTAAACGACCAAGTCGTTTTCGTGCCGTCGGACGTCACCCCCACGCCTTCCCACTCGACCTTGCCACCTTCGGCCACGGTGCCGCGGTATTCGACCCGCTCGCGTTCATTGTCGACCCAGCGATATGTGGTGATCCAGACGCGACCGTTCTTGAGGCTGTAGTAGCCG is from Synoicihabitans lomoniglobus and encodes:
- a CDS encoding MlaD family protein, coding for MNNAQMSARVGLFFLLGLALIWVTFESLNGNVLDSDKSYELTARFASIKELKAGDEVRMAGVGIGMVKETRLNGRFAEALLQVKSEIEVPENSVATIAMAGLLGSNYVSLTLGSDDAPALSAGAVIRSEDTPDLNTVVSQIGEVGRKVEQALSQFTGAMGAGDSNEGLMGKINAMVDDNRSKLDTITSNLEIVTTRLRDGEGTLGKLLSDDTGYTELIAAIEEIRGAAEEAKTFMASAQGLVADVKSGQGTLGQLIYDGKAGEDIRLTAQNLRELSAKLNNGEGTLGRLINDDSLFIEAQNAVKKVNRAVDGMADQGPITAVGVAANSLF